From Scomber scombrus chromosome 6, fScoSco1.1, whole genome shotgun sequence, the proteins below share one genomic window:
- the LOC133982035 gene encoding protein preY, mitochondrial-like has translation MFRGVVGRLLTQTVGVHRSVKCAPPAASSVSVRSFVDVKDEAQPPFDAALLDFLVCPLSKKPLRYEAKTNELINEELGIAYPILDGIPNMIPQEARLLHKDANTSTKPTED, from the exons ATGTTTCGGGGTGTTGTGGGTCgcctgctgacacagacagttGGTGTTCACCGCAGTGTGAAGTGTGCTCCTCCGGCAGCTTCCTCCGTGTCCGTGCGGAGCTTTGTGGACGTGAAGGACGAAGCGCAGCCGCCTTTTGACGCCGCCCTGTTGGACTTCCTGGTGTGTCCGCTGTCTAAGAAGCCGCTTAG GTACGAGGCCAAGACCAATGAGCTGATCAACGAGGAGCTTGGCATCGCGTACCCCATCCTCGACGGCATCCCCAACATGATCCCTCAGGAAGCCAGACTCCTACACAAAGACGCAAATACCTCAACCAAACCTACAGAAGACTAG
- the LOC133982036 gene encoding phosphatidylinositol N-acetylglucosaminyltransferase subunit Y-like, whose amino-acid sequence MFSLSVMVGLVPIVSLFGLFYSAAVDDNFPQGCTSSNSLCFYSLLLPVTIPVYVFFHLWSWMGIKLFRHN is encoded by the coding sequence ATGTTCTCCCTGTCTGTGATGGTGGGACTGGTCCCCATAGTGTCTCTCTTCGGTTTGTTCTACTCTGCGGCGGTGGACGATAACTTCCCTCAAGGCTGCACCAGCAGCAACAGTCTGTGTTTCTACAGCCTGCTGCTGCCCGTCACCATCCCCGTCTACGTCTTCTTCCACCTCTGGAGCTGGATGGGGATCAAGCTCTTCAGGCACAACTAG
- the LOC133982518 gene encoding parathyroid hormone-like: MVFMALCILGLHLSTLCEGRPLRKRTVSEVQLMHNLGQHKQMQERREWLQMRLRGIHTAPARASGEAGRTRRRLLPEDLPDLSDLTPEEIQYALNLLEKLLSSKQS; this comes from the exons ATGGTGTTCATGGCACTCTGCATTTTGGGCCTACACCTCTCTACTCTCTGTGAAGGGCGTCCTCTGAG AAAAAGGACGGTGAGTGAGGTCCAGCTCATGCACAACCTGGGGCAGCACAAGCAGATGCAGGAGCGTCGGGAGTGGCTGCAGATGAGGCTCCGGGGCATCCACACCGCCCCGGCCCGGGCTAGTGGGGAAGCGGGCCGGACGAGGAGGAGACTGCTTCCCGAGGACTTACCCGACCTGAGCGACCTGACACCGGAGGAGATCCAGTACGCCTTAAACCTGCTGGAGAAGCTCCTCAGCTCTAAACAGTCTTGA